Proteins encoded in a region of the Dorea longicatena genome:
- a CDS encoding uracil-DNA glycosylase codes for MAAINNDWLDALKGEFKKPYYKKLFETVNEEYRTRQIFPPADDIFNAFHLTPLHNVKAVILGQDPYHNVGQAHGLCFSVKKGVDIPPSLVNIYKELHDDLGCTIPNHGCLTKWAEQGVLMLNTVLTVRAHQANSHKDIGWEEFTDAAIMALNSQDRPIVFILWGAPAQRKARMLTNPKHLILKAPHPSPLSAYRGFFGSKPFSQTNDYLRAHGVEPIDWQIE; via the coding sequence ATGGCAGCAATTAATAATGACTGGCTGGATGCTCTAAAAGGAGAGTTTAAAAAGCCATATTATAAAAAATTATTTGAAACAGTCAACGAAGAATACAGGACAAGACAGATATTTCCGCCTGCAGATGATATTTTTAATGCATTTCATCTGACACCTTTACATAATGTAAAAGCGGTTATACTGGGACAGGATCCATATCATAATGTAGGACAGGCACACGGACTTTGCTTTTCTGTGAAGAAAGGAGTAGATATTCCGCCGTCACTGGTGAATATCTATAAAGAATTGCATGATGATCTGGGATGTACGATCCCCAATCACGGCTGCCTGACCAAGTGGGCTGAGCAGGGAGTCCTGATGTTAAATACGGTATTAACAGTAAGGGCGCATCAGGCCAATTCGCATAAAGATATTGGATGGGAAGAATTTACAGATGCAGCTATCATGGCATTAAACAGTCAGGATCGTCCGATCGTTTTCATCTTATGGGGAGCACCGGCTCAGAGAAAGGCAAGGATGCTTACGAATCCCAAACACCTGATCCTGAAAGCTCCGCATCCGAGTCCGTTATCCGCATATCGTGGATTTTTCGGAAGTAAGCCATTCAGTCAGACCAATGATTATCTGAGAGCTCACGGAGTAGAGCCAATTGACTGGCAGATTGAGTAG
- the hisH gene encoding imidazole glycerol phosphate synthase subunit HisH: MIAIIDYDAGNIKSVEKAMQLLGQEVIITRDRETIMNADKVILPGVGAFGDAMSKLRQYGLDEVIRDVTAKGTPFLGICLGLQLLFERSDETPGVEGLGILKGEILRIPDKEGLKIPHMGWNSLKFQNNGRLFKGIPEDSYVYFVHSYYLKAADEGIVTATTEYSTHIHASVEQGNVFACQFHPEKSSDIGIQILKNFVEL, translated from the coding sequence ATGATTGCAATTATTGATTACGATGCAGGAAATATAAAGAGTGTGGAGAAAGCCATGCAGCTTCTGGGACAGGAAGTAATAATCACAAGAGACAGAGAGACGATCATGAATGCAGATAAAGTGATCCTTCCGGGAGTCGGAGCATTTGGAGATGCGATGAGTAAACTCAGACAGTATGGGCTTGATGAGGTGATCAGGGATGTGACGGCAAAGGGAACTCCTTTCTTGGGAATCTGTCTTGGTTTACAGTTATTATTTGAACGAAGTGATGAGACGCCGGGCGTGGAAGGACTTGGAATTCTGAAAGGTGAGATACTAAGAATCCCGGATAAGGAAGGCCTTAAGATTCCACATATGGGATGGAACTCTTTGAAGTTCCAGAATAACGGAAGATTATTCAAAGGGATTCCGGAAGATTCCTATGTATATTTTGTTCATTCTTATTATTTGAAAGCAGCAGATGAGGGAATTGTAACTGCTACGACAGAATACAGTACACATATCCATGCTTCGGTAGAACAGGGGAATGTATTCGCATGCCAGTTCCATCCGGAAAAAAGCAGTGATATCGGAATTCAGATATTAAAGAACTTTGTGGAATTATAG
- a CDS encoding FMN-binding protein yields MREFWMRLMSAVVIVGLILGYNSVLEVRAKDEEIAKLNAKIENTESLEDEDSKNGSYKDGTYTGEADGFGGTVKVEVIVKKQKIKEVNIVSADGEDGSYLTMAKDIIPKILDAQSAEVDTISGATFSSTGIKNATKQALEKAVK; encoded by the coding sequence ATGAGAGAATTCTGGATGCGCCTGATGAGTGCTGTAGTGATCGTCGGGTTGATATTGGGATATAATTCCGTGCTGGAAGTCAGAGCAAAAGATGAGGAAATTGCAAAACTGAATGCCAAAATCGAAAATACGGAAAGTTTAGAAGATGAGGATTCAAAAAACGGTTCTTATAAAGACGGGACATATACCGGAGAAGCGGATGGATTTGGTGGAACTGTTAAAGTGGAAGTAATAGTAAAAAAGCAGAAGATTAAGGAAGTAAATATTGTCTCTGCTGACGGAGAAGATGGTTCTTATCTGACTATGGCGAAAGATATTATACCGAAGATTCTGGATGCGCAAAGTGCAGAAGTAGATACGATCAGCGGTGCGACTTTCAGTTCTACAGGAATTAAGAATGCGACAAAACAGGCATTAGAAAAGGCGGTAAAATAA
- a CDS encoding sensor histidine kinase — MKIISKDKKQKIKSVHHSIKTQMITSFVGLLICLVVTLMFINGKFLEPYYISKKESRFIELYEKLNDVSNEDKWDSTKKNNSLIHFAEKNNISYLVIEKDNDVHTNVHDKNMLKNQMMGYFLNQAQKESRTLDSTDVYQINQSWDPWNQSYYVDMWGSLDDGSQFLLRSPVESMRESASISNRFLLYIGSVLIVVSILLIWYFSKRITDPIRELARLSDRMADLDFDAKYTSGGSNEIGELGENFNRMSEKLESTISELKKANNSLQKDIEQKDKLEKMRNEFLGNVSHELKTPIALIQGYAEGLKEGVNEDAESREFYCDVIMDEASKMNQMVKNLLTLNQLEFGDEDIVFERFNLTALVKGVLQSMEIMADQAGAKIMLHTEEDIYAWADEFKVEQVVRNYVSNACHHVSGDMVIEVKMVQKDGKVRVSVFNTGNPIPEADAPHIWDKFYKVDKAHTREYGGNGIGLSIVKAIMKSFNQEYGVKNYDNGVEFWFELDVQ; from the coding sequence ATGAAGATCATAAGTAAAGATAAGAAACAGAAGATAAAAAGTGTACATCATTCGATTAAGACGCAGATGATCACATCCTTTGTAGGATTGTTGATCTGTCTGGTCGTGACATTGATGTTCATCAACGGAAAATTTCTGGAGCCGTATTATATAAGTAAGAAGGAATCCCGTTTCATAGAACTTTATGAGAAATTAAATGACGTATCAAATGAAGATAAATGGGACAGCACAAAGAAGAATAATTCACTCATTCATTTCGCTGAAAAGAATAATATTTCTTATCTGGTAATTGAAAAGGATAATGATGTGCATACGAATGTGCATGACAAGAATATGTTGAAGAATCAGATGATGGGATATTTTCTGAATCAGGCACAAAAAGAAAGCCGGACACTGGATTCTACGGATGTCTATCAGATCAACCAGTCATGGGATCCGTGGAATCAGAGTTATTATGTTGATATGTGGGGAAGTCTGGACGACGGCAGTCAGTTCCTGCTTCGAAGTCCGGTAGAAAGTATGCGTGAAAGTGCGTCGATATCCAATCGTTTCCTATTATATATAGGAAGTGTTCTGATCGTTGTATCCATTCTTCTGATCTGGTATTTCTCAAAAAGAATCACAGATCCGATCCGGGAGCTTGCGAGATTATCCGACCGGATGGCAGATCTTGATTTTGATGCGAAATACACCAGCGGCGGAAGCAATGAGATCGGAGAACTGGGAGAGAACTTTAACCGGATGTCAGAGAAATTGGAGAGCACGATCTCTGAACTTAAGAAAGCTAACAACAGTCTGCAGAAAGACATCGAACAGAAAGATAAGCTGGAAAAGATGAGAAACGAATTCCTAGGAAACGTATCTCATGAGTTAAAGACACCGATCGCTCTGATCCAGGGCTATGCCGAAGGATTAAAAGAAGGAGTCAATGAAGATGCGGAGAGTCGGGAATTCTACTGTGATGTTATTATGGATGAGGCGTCCAAGATGAATCAGATGGTCAAGAATCTGCTGACATTGAACCAGCTGGAATTCGGTGATGAAGATATCGTGTTTGAACGATTTAATCTGACGGCACTGGTCAAAGGCGTTCTGCAGAGTATGGAGATCATGGCGGATCAGGCAGGTGCCAAGATTATGTTGCACACAGAAGAGGACATCTATGCGTGGGCAGATGAGTTTAAAGTAGAGCAGGTTGTAAGAAATTATGTAAGTAATGCATGCCATCATGTCAGCGGCGATATGGTGATCGAAGTGAAGATGGTGCAAAAAGACGGCAAAGTCAGAGTATCGGTATTTAATACCGGTAATCCGATCCCGGAAGCAGATGCACCTCATATCTGGGATAAATTCTATAAAGTAGATAAGGCCCATACAAGAGAATATGGAGGTAACGGAATCGGCCTTTCAATCGTAAAAGCAATTATGAAATCATTCAACCAGGAGTATGGTGTAAAGAATTATGACAATGGAGTTGAATTCTGGTTTGAACTTGATGTACAATAA
- a CDS encoding 4Fe-4S binding protein, with product MNAKQLKKIHIWIRAIIQLLYFIFIPSVYTAAFAGVKYIFTQIGAGEKVALTSFVTVLIVVCVYTAVFGRFFCGFACAFGSLGDGVNALYRLICKKMKKKPVQIPDRIADRLVYLKYVILVIIVFMCYGGVYSKAQGTSPWDVFSMIHAGNFKLNGYLIGLVILVFLIVGMCLEERFFCRNFCPMGAVFSLVPVLPIFALRRDRESCIPKCSACSRKCPANIGLPTDGSWKVEGDCFQCQKCIDTCPKKNIHCGVKKIRGNEIWFTILRALILLGLCIWLGV from the coding sequence ATGAATGCAAAACAATTGAAAAAGATACATATATGGATAAGGGCAATCATCCAATTGCTGTATTTTATCTTTATTCCGTCGGTATACACGGCAGCATTTGCAGGTGTGAAATATATATTTACACAGATTGGTGCGGGTGAAAAAGTAGCGCTGACATCATTTGTTACTGTACTTATTGTGGTGTGTGTATATACTGCTGTTTTCGGAAGATTCTTTTGTGGATTTGCCTGTGCATTTGGAAGTCTTGGCGATGGAGTGAATGCATTATACAGACTGATCTGCAAAAAGATGAAAAAGAAACCGGTGCAGATTCCGGACCGGATTGCAGACAGACTTGTATATCTGAAATATGTGATCCTGGTAATCATCGTATTTATGTGCTATGGCGGTGTATACAGTAAAGCACAGGGAACAAGTCCTTGGGATGTATTTTCTATGATACATGCAGGAAATTTTAAACTGAATGGATATCTCATAGGGTTGGTCATTCTGGTATTTCTGATTGTCGGAATGTGTCTGGAGGAAAGATTTTTCTGCAGAAATTTCTGCCCGATGGGAGCTGTATTCTCACTGGTTCCGGTGTTACCGATATTTGCACTTCGCAGAGACCGGGAATCCTGCATTCCAAAGTGCAGTGCATGTTCCAGAAAATGTCCGGCGAATATCGGACTTCCGACGGATGGTTCCTGGAAAGTAGAAGGCGACTGTTTCCAGTGCCAGAAATGTATAGATACATGTCCGAAGAAGAATATTCACTGCGGAGTGAAAAAGATCAGAGGCAATGAAATCTGGTTTACAATTTTAAGAGCATTGATATTACTTGGATTATGTATCTGGCTTGGAGTATAA
- a CDS encoding response regulator transcription factor codes for MDKIKILVVDDESRMRKLVKDFLGREGYQVLEAGDGMEAMEVFYDEKDIALIILDVMMPRMDGWQVCREVRQSSKVPIIMLTARSEERDELQGFALGVDEYISKPFSPKILVARVNAILRRANVLGGGDEIDAGGIVIDKAAHQVKIDGKEIELSFKEFELLSYFVENQGIALSREKILNNVWDYDYFGDARTIDTHVKKLRSKLGEKGNYIKTIWGMGYKFEVDEA; via the coding sequence ATGGATAAGATCAAAATATTAGTAGTAGATGATGAAAGCAGAATGAGAAAACTGGTGAAGGATTTCCTGGGAAGAGAAGGATATCAGGTATTGGAAGCCGGCGACGGGATGGAAGCAATGGAAGTATTTTATGATGAAAAAGATATTGCACTGATCATTCTGGATGTGATGATGCCAAGAATGGATGGATGGCAGGTATGCCGTGAAGTACGCCAGTCATCAAAAGTGCCGATCATCATGTTAACTGCAAGGTCAGAGGAACGAGATGAATTACAGGGATTTGCTCTGGGGGTTGACGAATATATTTCCAAGCCATTCAGTCCGAAGATCCTGGTAGCCAGAGTCAATGCAATATTAAGAAGAGCCAATGTATTAGGCGGTGGTGACGAGATCGATGCAGGAGGAATTGTAATCGATAAAGCCGCACATCAGGTGAAGATTGATGGTAAAGAGATTGAATTAAGCTTCAAGGAATTCGAACTGCTGTCATACTTTGTAGAGAATCAGGGCATTGCATTATCGAGAGAGAAGATCTTGAATAATGTATGGGATTATGATTATTTCGGAGATGCAAGAACCATTGATACACACGTAAAGAAATTAAGAAGCAAACTCGGAGAAAAGGGAAATTACATTAAGACAATCTGGGGCATGGGATATAAATTTGAGGTTGATGAAGCATGA
- a CDS encoding penicillin-binding Tp47 domain C-containing protein: protein MKKKEMKTKVMAVAMSATMAASICPAVPAMAVTKDQVAKDGTYTKTAHVTRTEDDDEDEWNEYDVRVALTVKDGKFSDIVVTPENGYESGNDSYFNKAYSKSKGIKSKLAGQSATEDTINSWDTVSTATRSSDAIKKAALEAIQSAPEASTAATVDTAALEASITKAKALKESDYTAETWNTLKTALASAETALAEKKSQDTVDAAKKNLDSAIDNLKAAVKEEYKYVYAGLSWAEYWAAEGVQAAGDSSSSSELDTKGESDKGAFDVVTRPTVNHGLHRGSYQCAATIEAENGKSYEVSYWTDSKKAVLTDGKTITFDRGAITEEDGTTTKMTKYDVTGLKYVPVKVAAEDYEAFCKAYKVVENGGELAGGFAENKLQSYKGLKAKVTANTNGLKTATKNADGTFSFSAKETGTESGIEGQELKTAPTAEEAGLTVKEAKGSYGEFLRVDLTGNYGALGANMQSVKWTYYGDDSTYTNAKATYGTKFAADNWMHKSMGIQLGLTKSLRCTLPEGTDGTGYWTITISALGYKDVTYNFQAKDENIVKDAKEEISTTNLEAAIKKAESLTESDYTADSWAAMQTELQEAKDEIKTPHTQATVDEATSHLNAAIDALVKAEKKETYVLMNIPYAAFYKSETTNNDVDVDVFTSATKNKTRTTGLAGGSYHENADGSQIDGITFAVKVDPSVDLTKYKEVKDTDKVDITVTNRGQTSTTTLEGKDTLFENETYAYYSLTEAPANYKEVSMDKDGKLVFSEVKGQKAEALTGVTAELLTQSSYGDYQLNLDGLPEDKITSSNVNAVVVKTTDGTAYGMRHLENIWRGNELAWSTGYTESVHGCPTSSAHYASMMGKTIDSIEYYTTNGLYTIDVNDLYVPVKFAKTEDAVKVADADISAGKTAIELNLRDDFDPEYTVEGLNVKVEGNVLTFKADSSINPGKYTLTVKDKNGKYADLKTTFILSTTDMPATYDADNKKLTVAENSNEEAFNTYIGNITSVNVNGTDYAASGRGSVKIIDKDGTLVTDAAPFKDAAAGTEFQITVTSTGYTTPLTFTYKVPGETPAPSEVDITKLAAAIEKAEGLNESDYTKDSWKALQSELTKAKSALEAKESQDTVDKAADSLNKAIDALEAATPDEPTKEVSTDALEKAMKAAGALNESDYTADSWKALQSALAEADTALKEKKDQDTVDKATEKLNKAISALVKKDAGQKVNDTNGTTGTSGKSGKTGSTSNTKSGKAAKTGDPSSMFAWLGLAVTSLGAGIGGFSLKRKKREDEE from the coding sequence ATGAAAAAGAAAGAAATGAAGACAAAAGTAATGGCAGTTGCGATGTCGGCAACCATGGCAGCCAGCATTTGTCCGGCGGTACCGGCGATGGCGGTAACGAAAGATCAGGTGGCAAAAGATGGAACATATACGAAGACTGCACATGTCACAAGAACAGAGGATGATGATGAAGATGAATGGAATGAATATGATGTCCGAGTAGCCTTGACTGTAAAAGATGGAAAGTTTTCTGATATTGTAGTAACTCCGGAAAATGGCTATGAGTCTGGTAACGATTCATATTTTAACAAAGCATATTCTAAATCAAAGGGAATAAAATCAAAATTAGCTGGTCAGTCAGCAACAGAAGATACAATTAATAGTTGGGATACCGTATCTACTGCAACAAGATCATCTGATGCCATAAAAAAAGCGGCATTAGAAGCAATCCAGTCAGCACCAGAAGCAAGTACAGCAGCAACTGTAGATACAGCAGCTCTGGAAGCTTCAATTACGAAAGCAAAAGCATTAAAAGAAAGTGATTACACAGCTGAGACATGGAATACGTTAAAGACAGCACTTGCGTCTGCAGAGACAGCACTCGCTGAAAAGAAATCTCAGGATACAGTCGATGCAGCGAAAAAAAATCTTGATAGTGCAATTGATAACTTGAAAGCAGCAGTAAAAGAAGAATATAAATATGTCTATGCAGGACTTAGCTGGGCGGAATACTGGGCAGCAGAAGGAGTACAGGCAGCAGGAGACAGTTCATCATCCAGTGAATTGGATACAAAAGGAGAGTCAGATAAAGGTGCATTTGATGTCGTAACACGTCCAACAGTGAATCATGGACTTCACAGAGGAAGTTATCAGTGTGCGGCAACCATAGAGGCAGAAAATGGAAAATCTTATGAAGTGTCATATTGGACAGATTCAAAGAAAGCTGTTCTGACAGATGGAAAAACGATTACATTTGACCGTGGAGCAATCACCGAAGAAGACGGAACAACAACGAAGATGACAAAATATGATGTTACAGGACTGAAATATGTACCGGTAAAAGTAGCGGCAGAAGATTATGAAGCATTCTGCAAAGCATACAAAGTTGTAGAAAACGGTGGAGAACTTGCAGGAGGATTTGCCGAGAATAAACTTCAGTCATACAAAGGTCTGAAAGCAAAAGTTACAGCAAATACAAACGGACTTAAGACAGCAACTAAGAATGCGGATGGAACATTCAGTTTCTCAGCAAAAGAGACAGGAACGGAATCTGGAATTGAAGGCCAGGAATTAAAAACAGCACCAACAGCAGAAGAAGCAGGACTTACAGTAAAAGAAGCAAAGGGCTCTTATGGAGAATTCTTAAGAGTAGATCTGACGGGTAATTACGGAGCCCTCGGAGCAAATATGCAGAGTGTAAAATGGACATACTATGGAGATGACAGTACATACACGAATGCAAAAGCAACATACGGAACAAAATTTGCAGCAGATAACTGGATGCATAAATCAATGGGAATTCAGCTTGGACTTACCAAGTCACTGCGTTGTACATTGCCGGAAGGAACAGATGGAACGGGATACTGGACAATTACAATTTCAGCACTGGGTTATAAAGATGTAACATATAATTTCCAGGCAAAAGATGAAAACATCGTAAAAGATGCAAAAGAAGAGATCAGTACAACAAATCTGGAAGCAGCAATTAAGAAAGCCGAAAGTCTGACGGAATCAGATTATACAGCAGACAGCTGGGCGGCAATGCAGACAGAGCTTCAGGAAGCAAAAGATGAAATAAAAACTCCACATACACAGGCAACAGTTGATGAAGCAACCAGTCATCTGAATGCAGCAATCGACGCACTTGTAAAAGCAGAGAAAAAAGAGACTTATGTTCTCATGAACATCCCGTATGCAGCATTCTACAAATCAGAGACAACAAACAATGACGTGGATGTTGATGTATTTACTTCTGCAACAAAGAACAAGACACGTACCACAGGACTTGCAGGTGGTTCTTATCATGAAAATGCAGATGGATCACAGATTGATGGTATTACATTTGCTGTAAAAGTAGATCCTTCCGTAGATCTTACAAAATACAAAGAAGTAAAAGATACGGATAAAGTTGATATTACAGTAACGAACCGTGGACAGACATCTACCACAACATTAGAAGGAAAAGATACACTTTTTGAAAACGAGACATATGCATACTATTCATTGACAGAGGCTCCTGCAAATTACAAAGAAGTTTCTATGGACAAGGATGGAAAACTTGTATTCAGCGAGGTTAAAGGACAGAAAGCAGAAGCTCTGACAGGTGTTACGGCAGAATTGTTAACACAGTCTTCTTATGGAGATTACCAGCTTAATCTGGACGGACTTCCGGAAGATAAGATTACATCTTCTAATGTAAATGCAGTCGTTGTAAAGACAACAGATGGAACTGCCTATGGTATGCGTCATCTGGAGAACATCTGGAGAGGAAATGAGCTCGCTTGGAGTACTGGATATACAGAGTCAGTACATGGTTGCCCGACATCTTCAGCGCATTATGCATCTATGATGGGCAAGACGATTGACAGTATTGAATATTATACAACAAATGGTCTATATACAATTGATGTTAATGATCTTTATGTCCCTGTAAAATTTGCAAAAACAGAGGATGCTGTTAAGGTTGCAGATGCAGATATTTCTGCTGGTAAGACGGCGATAGAGCTGAATCTTAGGGATGATTTTGATCCGGAATACACCGTTGAAGGATTGAATGTGAAAGTAGAAGGCAATGTATTAACATTTAAAGCAGATTCTTCAATTAATCCGGGGAAATATACACTTACAGTAAAAGATAAAAATGGAAAATATGCAGATCTGAAAACAACATTCATTCTGTCAACAACAGATATGCCGGCAACATATGATGCAGATAACAAAAAGCTTACAGTGGCAGAAAACAGTAATGAGGAAGCATTCAATACTTATATCGGAAATATTACATCTGTAAACGTGAACGGCACCGATTATGCAGCAAGTGGAAGAGGTTCTGTAAAGATTATTGATAAAGACGGAACGCTGGTGACAGATGCAGCGCCATTTAAAGATGCGGCGGCCGGAACAGAATTCCAGATCACGGTTACATCAACTGGTTATACAACACCTCTTACATTTACATACAAAGTTCCGGGAGAAACTCCGGCGCCATCTGAAGTAGATATAACGAAACTTGCAGCAGCAATTGAAAAGGCAGAAGGATTAAACGAATCAGATTATACAAAAGACAGCTGGAAAGCACTTCAGTCAGAGCTGACAAAAGCGAAATCTGCACTGGAAGCAAAAGAGAGCCAGGATACAGTTGATAAAGCAGCAGACAGCCTGAACAAAGCAATCGACGCACTGGAAGCAGCGACACCGGATGAGCCGACGAAAGAAGTATCAACAGATGCACTTGAAAAAGCAATGAAAGCAGCAGGTGCTTTAAACGAATCAGATTATACAGCAGACAGCTGGAAAGCACTTCAGTCAGCACTGGCTGAGGCTGACACAGCACTGAAAGAAAAGAAAGATCAGGATACAGTTGATAAAGCAACTGAGAAGCTGAATAAAGCAATCAGTGCACTTGTGAAAAAGGATGCAGGACAGAAAGTTAACGATACAAATGGAACAACCGGTACATCAGGCAAATCCGGTAAGACAGGATCCACATCGAATACGAAGAGTGGAAAAGCTGCGAAGACCGGAGATCCATCAAGCATGTTTGCGTGGTTAGGACTTGCAGTAACATCTCTCGGAGCCGGAATCGGAGGATTCTCACTTAAGAGAAAGAAAAGAGAAGATGAAGAATAG
- the hisF gene encoding imidazole glycerol phosphate synthase subunit HisF, which translates to MHTKRIIPCLDVNNGRVVKGVNFVSLRDAGDPVEIAKAYDKAGADELVFLDITASSDARGTVVDMVRKVAENVFIPFTVGGGIRTVDDFKALLREGADKISINSSAINTPNLISEAAEKFGSQCVVVAIDAKKREDGSGWNIYKNGGRIDVGIDAVEWASKVEKLGAGEILLTSMDCDGTKAGYDLELTKAIAEEVNIPVIASGGAGSLEHFYDALTEGKADAALAASLFHYKELEIREVKEYLRGKGVSVRL; encoded by the coding sequence ATGCATACAAAAAGAATCATTCCATGTCTGGATGTAAATAACGGAAGAGTTGTAAAGGGAGTAAATTTTGTATCGTTAAGAGATGCCGGAGATCCGGTTGAGATTGCAAAAGCGTATGATAAAGCAGGTGCAGATGAGCTTGTATTTCTTGATATTACAGCATCATCGGATGCCAGAGGTACAGTGGTAGATATGGTACGCAAGGTGGCAGAAAACGTATTCATCCCATTTACAGTTGGCGGAGGAATCCGTACAGTAGATGATTTTAAGGCACTCTTAAGAGAAGGTGCGGATAAGATTTCAATTAATTCATCTGCAATTAATACACCGAATCTGATATCAGAAGCAGCAGAAAAGTTCGGCAGCCAGTGTGTAGTTGTTGCAATTGATGCAAAGAAGCGGGAAGATGGAAGTGGCTGGAATATTTATAAGAATGGCGGACGGATCGATGTAGGAATTGATGCGGTGGAATGGGCTTCGAAAGTGGAGAAGCTTGGAGCAGGTGAGATCCTTTTGACAAGTATGGATTGTGACGGAACAAAAGCCGGATATGATCTGGAACTTACGAAAGCAATTGCCGAGGAAGTGAATATTCCGGTGATCGCATCCGGAGGTGCCGGCAGTCTGGAACATTTTTACGATGCACTGACGGAAGGAAAAGCAGATGCGGCTCTGGCAGCATCATTATTCCACTATAAGGAACTGGAGATCAGAGAAGTAAAAGAATATTTAAGAGGAAAAGGTGTATCCGTTCGTCTGTAA